Sequence from the Lacerta agilis isolate rLacAgi1 chromosome 6, rLacAgi1.pri, whole genome shotgun sequence genome:
TTAGGCTATTGAAGACTGTCGTGACAGGGCTCCCACcgccaccagtgtggtgtagtggttaagagcggtagactcgttatctggggaacccagttcgcgtctccactcctccacatgcagctgctgggtgaccttgggctagtcacacttctctgaagtctctcagccccactcaactcacagagtgtttgttgtgggtgaggaagggaaaggagaatgttagccgcttggagactccttcgggtagtgataaagcgggatatcaaatccaaactcttctcttcttcttcttcttcttcaccaggtGGAACAAAATGGAAGTCCTTAACAAAAGTAGACCCCGACTTTTATTAGTTACTAAcaacccaagccacacccctaaaacaacatcatcactacatcataaATAAATCAGAGTTACATCACGAAATGGGAGGGttagaggaggtaacctgagtaTTCTGACACCTGTCAGCTCAAAAACTAACGTACGGTACTTGTAGAATAGCACCACCTTCTGTTTCCTCATGTACCGGTAACTGTGAAGATACAGATGAAGAAAACAGAGGTGAGTGACCTATCATTTCTTAACCTTATTCAATAACATTTCACAAGGGAGTTGCTAAAACAGTGTATGTGTGACATCACATTTCTCACTGCTCTTTATTACATGTTGCTGAAACTAGTATTAAAGCACTGTTGGGTCAGCGACTATGGTCGCTGGAACAACCATGACTCTAGGAACTGAGCTTTGCCTGTCTAGGTTCGCAAGGGGAGGAGTCAAGTGGCAACAATTAGCTCCATGACAGCACACAGCTTCTGCCCAGACTGGATTACAGAACCCAAACTTTATGGTTTAGCAGTCATTGTCTCTATGGATGCAAACAAAAGTACCATTGAGTTGAGTGGGGATTACACCCACATAGCTGTGCACAGGATTATGACACTCTCCCCTTGTACTCTcgcaggaaggaaaagaaaatgaagttgtTGCTGCCACAATCAATCAGCCGAGTCCGCCAAGGTTGGTGTTACTTTTGTGAAGAATATATTTGTCATTTCCTCTGGCAGTAGCTTCTCTCTAGAAGACGGATGCTGAAGCAAGGGACAAACTGGTCCTTTGTAAATATATGTATGGTAACTGAGAGGTGCCCAGATTGATGGATCGAGGAGAGGGACAGGGTGACAACTTCTTTGTCTTTCTCATTCCATAGAGAACACAGCAACAGCTTCCACGGtgtccaaggctgcaatcctgtgcaatcACATGGGACTTAGTGGGACATACTTATgcatacagttacaggtaggtagccatgttggtctgccatagtcgaaacaaaataaaaaataaaaaattccttccagtagcaccttagagaccaactaagtttgttcttggtatgagctttcgtgtgcatgcacacttcttcagatacactgaaacagaagtcaccagacccttatatatagtgaaggAGTGGgaagaggtattactcagaagggtggtgggaatgggtgattggctgataggtgtggaaaacctgttgacaactgttaacgactgcaattggtcttacaggaaaaagcaaggggtgagatggctaaaaatagttttgtcatgtataatgagataagaatccaatgtctttgttcaggccACGTCTcttcatggttttaagtttggtaattagttgcaattcagcaacttctctttccagtctatttctgaaattcctttgtattaagaacATTTATGCATAAACATGCATGCAGTCAGACTAATTATGTGTTGTGGAAGAAAAAAGATATACTGTCCAAACCCCAATTTCAGGCTGTTATTAACATTAGTAAAGCCTTGCATataattgctttttttttctttaaaaacatgtttaggggtactctcattttcctacttatattgaaatatgaggcctcaatgaggccaaacttacattcacaaaatgtttaggggtatacgtccccccagaaaaaagcctTGTATATAACTGTTCCTTTGAGATATGGCTGCGTACAAATTTTCCTTCACTGTAAATTGATTCTGCATTACTctgcagtgtgtccatttgaaaacagatgaagGCAGTTCCAGCCATCAGAGGGGTGTCCACACCTGTATAATGACATTGTGCATATATGAAGACCAcaatcaccacttccttcttcattcacctggggcatATGCAGGATGGAAAAGCTGTGGATAAGCAAACTAACGGGAGTGTTTTCAAATGTGTATCAagcaaccccacccacccacccacccttgtggATAAGATCTAGAAGGACAAGCATGAATGATCTGGACTGaggaaaaactacattttttgtgctacaaatgggttggtgtgtacacagcctcagttGTCACATCTCACTGTGAAATGTATAATTTGCCACCAGGTTGGAGAGAGTCTGTTCACTTTGTTAATAGCACTGAATGACAGACCCCCTGCAAAGATTTGTCTTTCTGATGTAAATTCTAAGGTGGAACCTAGTTTGCTAAATAAATCAGTTGCTCCAGCTGAATAAACACTGCCTGAGTTCCTCAAACTGAACTCATCTTGATGCAATGCTGCATATAATAGCATTGTGCAGCTGTGGACAGGCCACCTGCTGTGTAAATTGAGAGTTATTTATTAGGCAGATTACTCTTCCCTACATCTCCATGGGGAGAAAAATGACCATTGCATTGCAATCTTACCCACGTCTAGTCAGAAgtaccattgaattcagtagggcttacttccaggtaagtaggGTTATGATGACTACAGAGCCTCACCAAGGTGTATATCATTCATCTTTGTCTCTATGACCTTtttaagaccccccccctccatctatTAAGTAATTACTTTTCAGGAGAATACAAAGGAAGCTACCACACACTTGTCCACACACTAATAtttataccgcttgattgtaaaaattatttacaaaattaATAGTTTGTTATTATTGCTTTAAAACATCATTCCTCTAAGCTGCACCTGTAATAAGGGTAATTACTATTACATTTGTGCCTGCAGTACACGCTGTTTCATTTTATACTGAAAAGGTCTGATTTTTCTCCCAATCATGTGCTGCCCCTCTGTGGAAAACTggtgtgcatgcatacatacattatTCTGTGGCCTTTCCAACTTTTGTCATTCTGCTCTGTGCCCTTTCTAGCttgttatttataattttgtGAAATGCATTGCCGTGTGGATGCACCACTGATTTTGGCAGGGACATTCCTATCTTACTCCTAATACATTTTCCTCACGTTGCATCTGCTTCTGCATAGCCATAGCACATTGAACAAACTTTTTGAGGATGCAATTCGTGAGGACTTCATGCTCCATGGTTAATGTTCCGTTGAGTGGCCAGATGCCAAAGACAGGAAGAGGAAAATTCAACAGGTGTAGCTTGTCACGCAATTAATTAATTGTGCACTGAGCATCTCCATCCGTGTCGACGATTAGTTTGATGCAAAGGAGAACAGGAGTCTTCCAGCTGTCAGGAGTAGTGTGGAAAAGGGGATTTCAGAAAGTGAAGCTTTTGGGATTTTGCAACTTGGCTTACAACATTTTGCTGCCCTGGGGCAGGGCAAAATAAACCTGCAACCAACCAAACCCCCTCCTACTACACAATGATTGATGCGTCATTTCGACATACGATTTCGCTCACTCAGGGCCGGCCCTAACGTTAAGCAAGAGTGGACAGCTGGGGTGAGGCAACTGCGCAAAACCAACACTTTTGTGCACACAGCGCCACAGGCAATTGTGCATGTTAAGAGTGCAACCTCTCctgctcttcctttttaaaattcatttgtaTATTAGAGAAGCCTGCTCCTCCTATACATGAAGAatctgaatctgaagaagtgtgcatgcacacgaaagctcataccaagaacaaacttagttggtctctaaggtgctactggaaggaacctCCTATATATGATTACTCAACAATAACCTCCACCTAAATTTTAACAGCAGTGAACGCCTAAGCGTGACGAAATCAGGCCAGGGTTATTCAACGCCCTGCGCAGGCGCAGACAGGAGGCGCCTAAAAGGACGGTTAGGAGGACTTCGCCGCGCGCGTGAGGCCGCTGCACGCGCAGCCCGAGAAGGCGCCTGCGCAGTTGGGAGGGAAAAAGGACAAACCGACTTGCGGCGGGGCGGGGCCCGTGCGACGCAAGGCTGTGACGCAGTACGTCGGCCGAGCGTCCTCTTGGCCGGCGGTCACCGGCTGGCCGCCCTCTGCAGCGGCTGTGAGTCCTCAGAGCCTTGGCGATGGAGTACATGGACCGTTCCGCGCGGTTCTTGCGCCCGTACCTGGTGCGCGACGCGGCGCGGAGGACGATGCCCTTGGGGCTGCTGGGCCTCATGCTGGGCGGATCCGTCATCAAGGATTGGGCGCCGCTGCCTGACACCTACATGAGCAACAAACGCAACCTGCTTAACATGTGAGGggatgtgaggaggaggaggaggggcctgGCGTTGATTgatagggagggggagggggagggggctgagaGGATGGGGCAGcttgatgtgggggggggcactttaaccgccgggggggggggatctgaagggagggcagggcagggggcgtATCTTACCAGGAGCTGTTGCATGAGGAGGTTGTTGCCCTTCTGCAAATAAGTGTGAGACCCTGTCAGAAAAAGCGGCTTTTGTTTACCGGGGTTTGATTTTATAGCTCTTAGGGTGAGTAGCCAGCAATGAAGCAAAAACCAATAAATGCAGTAACTGCTTGCCTAATCCCAGATGTCGAGAAAGCGAGAGCTGTCATGAATAAACTGATTATCTTGCTAGGTGTGGCAGGAGCCAGTAATTTTCGTGATGGTCATGGATTCTCTCCTGGCCACGTGCATTTAGAAAGCTGAGTCCATCTAGCGCATGCATCCATGGCTGGGGggactttggccctccagatgttgtagcccaacaacatctggatggcccaGGGGTTTCCTTTTCAGTAGCTCTCcagatttcagacaagggtctttcctagccccacctggagatggtGCAGATTGAACttggaaacttctgcatgcatgtgctctgccactaaaCTCCGCCCCAAATTTAGAAGTGTTAGCTGGGAAGCTCAACCCTCTTGGATATGTCCCTCTTGCTGCATGTCATTCTTGATTTGTTTCTCAGCTTGCTCCTCCTAGATACCTTTAGCTTTATTTGAACTAATTTAATTTCGGAGAAATAGTTCATTTTGAATTTtcaaatttcaataaataaattttattgggttttattgcactagccaaaggccatggcaacaTCCGAAgaaaggacaacaacaacaacaacaacacaatattcACTACATATGCAGTAAAACCATGGTCAGTTTTCAAATTAAACAGGGCACTTTGATTTTCGAGGCTGTTTACAACTTGCACCTATATCAAATATGATAGTTTTGTGGCCACTCAAGAGTTTTTTAAGGCTTGTACCAGATCCTGGACACTACTTTAGTGCCTCCTGTGTGGGGGGATCCATAAGTGTTTGGTGCAAGGCTTGTCCAAAAGATTATGAGAATTAACTAGGATGGATTTGGCAATATGCAGATGGTATAATTTTGTAGCTTCTCTGAGTGCATCTCTCTTACCTCCATGGAGCTTATAATATTTCTTTTCAATTTCTCTCTGGCAGGTATTTTGTTAAAGTTGCCTGGGCCTGGACCCTTTGTCTGCTGCTGCCTTTTATAGGCATCACTACCTACCACGTCACCCGGAGTGTTGCGGTGGTGGTTCGACGTCTCAGTGCTATGCTGGTTGGCACTGCCATTTGGTATTCATGCACCGGGGTGTTCCTGTACATTGAGGATCTCACAGGCAACTGCTACAAATCTGCAGCCCTTGATGTACCGCTGAAGGAACATcccaacaaactacagtgcctaaAAGCTGGTGGCTTCTGGAATGGCTTTGACATCTCGGGACACTCCTTCCTTCTCTCATACTGTGCCCTGATTACTATAGAGGAGATGGCCGTGTTACACATTGTGAACATCTCCCAGAACTCCAGATTGCACACTGTGGTAAATGGCTTTTTCCTGGCCCTGAGTTTCTTGACCATGATTTCGTTGTGGATGTTTTTTACCACAGCTGTGTATTTCCATGACTTCTCCCAAAAGTTATTTGGCACGTTGGCGGGTCTCTTGGCTTGGTATGGAACATACAGGTACTGGTACCTAACTCCTTTGTCTCCTGGACTTCCTCCGGAAAGAACAAGTTGGAGTTCCCGAAAGTCCTGCCGTAGCCTATAAAAAAAGAGTGCCTATGAGTcagattttgttttaaagaaaattctTTGCTTGataactaattttttaaaataattatttacagTATATTTAAAGGGAGGAGTTGAAGACAAAATATTTTTTGATTCTGTGTAGAGGTTTGGATTTATTTTCTCATAAAAGAAGGCTGCTGTTGGTGTCCTACTAATCATATGACAGTTAACCTTTTTCACTAATTCAATGACAGCATTAATGATTGTGTTGGCAATGAAGTCTAAATTCCTTTAACTGGTGGGGCAGGGGAATGCATTCTCAAGGTTGGTTCGTTGGCTATGGAAGAAGCTAACATCTTACACTACACAAAAAAATAGAACTTGTTAGAAAAATATTAGCAAACAGCAAGGGAGAAACCATTGTTGGTTCGGGCAGATTACTGGCTAATGGAGCTccctggaccatagctgtcaacttttcccttttttaagggaaattcccttattctaaataggattcctcgcaagaaaggggaaaagttgacagctatgccctggaCCTGTCCTGGCCATGGCAcaccacaattttattttttgttatcatTGCTGTTAGGCCCCAAAGTCAAGGATAGCTTGATGCTGACAAAGCTTTCTGTTAAGTATCTCCCTGAACCAATATGTTAGGGTTAGGGAGGGCTCTGTGCTGGGTCAGTGATAGTTTGATTCACTTGTGGATTAACAATACGGAAATGTGGCTATAAAACAACTCTTAATTCTGTGAATACGCATCTATTCCAGCTGGTAGATGCTTTTAGTCTCCAGTTCTGCCCAACCATCCTTTCATACTACCACAAAATGCATTTCCAGATCATTTTCTTTAGACAGAACAGCTTGCATCATCCAACCCTTGTGTTGGAATTTATTTTTTCCATGTGATTAAAAGCCTTTGAGTATCTTGACACTTACTACAGTAGCAATGTAATATCCCTGATTATTGCAACACACTTTATATTAGTAAAGCAGGGTGTTGGCTGCAAGATTGCTGCACTCACATTCTTAATCTTAATTCTTGCCTTAATCTGTTTAATGCTGTAAGATGTCCACAGTGCAGCAGAAAGGCAGTTGGTTCTTTTATGGGGACTAGTGTTCTTTTTATATTGATTCCATCAGCCATCTCTTGGcattgggaaaaaaatataaatgatcTTGCTTCAAATGAAATTTTGTAGGTGCTTtatctgcccccacccctcaatGACACTAACTTTAAAACACAATCTACTTTTACATAGTTTTACTACATTGCTTGCTTCAGCTCTATGACTTGGCTGTCTGCTTTGAAGAAGAAATGCAATTATTTTTAATTCCGtttttaaacaagcaaaccaacaaacagacaaacaaacttGCATCTTAGCAAATGGTGCTGCTTTGTACGTTAATACCCAGAGGTCTACTATCCTTCTGGACCAAAGTCTACAGTCCTGCAATGGAATATTCAATAAGTGGTTTGAATCTTCATATTAAGTATTTGATGTTTAAGCTACTTAAGGTTGTATACTTACACTAACAGCTCAATCTTAAACAAatttacttaccggtactttgtaAGTGCCTTCTTTTTTCACAGTACCCACAAGAATAATTAGATGGAAGTTACTCCAGAAGTAATCCAGTGGTGCTTATTGGGATTTTTAGATCCAAAATCCCTTTAGCAGTTTCTGTGCATGAAACTCcaggatgcttttaaaaaattattcccaAGTTAAAACATGTCTTGCATGAAAGAACATGCAGAATGAAAATGTACATCTCATTGACTTCTGGGGGATTTGAGATGACTTTTGCAAATATGTCAAATTTAAATGACTTCCAAATGGCAGTTTGGGGTTGATAACATACCACAGTATTCCCACGTATAAAAGCCTTCCTCATCTGTTTGAATATTCATCAAGAATAACTTTAATGAATAACTGTAGCAAACAATTAACAGTCAGCAGTTGGACTGAACTAAGATAAAATGACTACAATTCCCCAAAAGATAATTGGGAGATTGCAGAGATGGCTATCTGATGGCATGTGCCATTTAGAGGACATGGAAGCAGCCTCACTTGATTGTATTTTTAAGTTGTCCTATGGATCCTCCTGGATCAAACATCAGAGTATAAttcaaatattaataaatgtGACTTTACACATACATGAAGGGCAATTTCCATGCCTGTGGGAGCCCTTTTTCCCTGCCAGTGTAATCATGGCAACCATTATTGCTATAACCAGTTTAGCAGCCAAGTTCATGCTGACTTTCCACTCAAGGAAATTAGTCTCCTAGGCAGCTTGCAGGTGGTTGAAAAGTGCTAAGTGAGAACAGATCCCAAgtattatttgtttcttttgttggCATCTTGTAAAAGTTCAATAAGCTGTAAGATTACATTAATTTTTATgtaatttgtattattattatttttaaagagcatgCACTGATATATTTCCTTGCTATTATTTATGTGCATGCATTTTATTTGTGTGCATACTTTCTGCTGACTGCAAGTGCTAAACATTGTAGGTTGGGTGGCTGAGTTTCATTACACACAGCATCAATGTTGGTAGTTAGCAAAAACCCTCTTGTGGTTTATGTTCTCTTTTGTCCTCCATGGAGTAATTATTTGGAATTCATATTCACTTCCTATCATATTTTCTTCTTGTATGCTCAGATATGAAGATCTGCTTTAATAGCTATTGACAATGAGCAGAACTATCTAGCAGCCTTCATTACTTATCATTACCTTAAGCAGAAGTGACTAACCTATGGCCCCTGAGatgagttggactccaactcccatcatccctgataattggcctttgctggctgaagctgatggaagttggagtccagcagtggagggctacaggttaacCACCTCTTCATTAAAGCTGGGTCTTCATCATACacttaaaaatgtttatttaggAGGATTTCATTCCATGTAAAGGACCAGAAGCATAAGAACTAAACATTTTGCTGGATTTCAACCAGCAGCTTGTGCCACAAACAGCTTCTTCTTGTCTTTTTACTGCCTTCAATGGAGAGCAGGTTTGTGGTCCTGTTGACATTGACTCTCTATAAAGCTCTGGGTATCTCATAATTTAGGTTCTTTGGTGCAGATTCATGTCTTGGAAGTAAACAAACATTCTTGCATTCTGAGTTGTTGTGCCAAAGCACCTTTAAGCTGCCTTTTCTGAATATGACGAGTTGAGGCTACATGCAGCTTGTTTGGCTTTTAAAGCCTCTTGACAACTGCTGTTGTATAGTTCTGATCTATGAAGACCATTTAGAGGTTTTTCCATTTAATTCCTCTGGAGTGGGCTGCATCCTAATTTTGCATGGTTCACATTGACAAATATTTGCTGTTTTGGGAATCTTACCTGGTTTAATAAGCTGAAATATGAACCAGCCTTCAAACCATGGCATCGTATCTTGGTTTGTTCCAAAGTGGTTAACCATCGTTTCACTGTTAGAATTACATGAGAAATTTATTGTTAACTGAAGATTTTGTGGCTTGTTTGCTTCCCTGAAAGGAAGACCAAAAGGGATACGCAAACATTCACAATCCCCATTCACATGTCAGCGTATTAAGCCAAAATAACGATTGGCCAAATGCAGCCATTGTATGCCTAAAATGTAGgtaagggatggggaacttgggaCCTTCCACATGTTGGACTGCCAGttctatcagcctcagccagcatggccgatggtcagggttgatgggagttgtagtccagccacatctggaggtcaccagttCCTTATGCCTGATGTAGATCATATTGCTTTTTTAGCTTTTAACAACATGCacaaaataatctttttttaaaaatggtatttaaaaaataatattatatataatatatatgccTTATTGGCAGTGTATTAAGCAAGTGCCCATCGCAAACCTTTATGGGGAAAAATGGATTTTGGAAAGGACACGCTTGCTTGTATGTAGTCATGAGTAGTAATTCTGATTTTAACTACAATTTGGGACTAGGCCCCAGTGCTGTAACTGGGATTTACTTGCAAATGTACACATTCATGATTGCATCATTAAAAGGGCCATGCCATGAGGTAGGGAGGTCACGTGGTTAGTATACGGAGAGGAGCATTGGAGTCAAAATAGTTATAAAAAGCTATGGGGAAGTTAGAATGAATTACTGTTTCTTTGAGCAAAATGTATGGATTTAAAATTTCCAGTCATTTTTTGAGAGTGCCCAGCTTTCGTCTAGTTTTAATGAACATTTCAACAGCT
This genomic interval carries:
- the FITM2 gene encoding fat storage-inducing transmembrane protein 2, translated to MEYMDRSARFLRPYLVRDAARRTMPLGLLGLMLGGSVIKDWAPLPDTYMSNKRNLLNMYFVKVAWAWTLCLLLPFIGITTYHVTRSVAVVVRRLSAMLVGTAIWYSCTGVFLYIEDLTGNCYKSAALDVPLKEHPNKLQCLKAGGFWNGFDISGHSFLLSYCALITIEEMAVLHIVNISQNSRLHTVVNGFFLALSFLTMISLWMFFTTAVYFHDFSQKLFGTLAGLLAWYGTYRYWYLTPLSPGLPPERTSWSSRKSCRSL